A genomic window from Sphingobacterium sp. BN32 includes:
- a CDS encoding GNAT family N-acetyltransferase, with protein MLEKKTLSNELVKLIPMIKEDYEWVYAAASDPKIWEQHPDTRRYSPIGFTKYFQKLIATDIPYLIIDQQTEQVIGATSFYEFNEEEKSIAIGYSFLKTEYWGGEYNKSIKKLMLDFAFEQVDKVIFHVRKGNLRSQAALSKIGAIEESEYPAKDGSGVQVQYYIRKEDY; from the coding sequence ATGTTGGAAAAGAAAACACTCAGCAATGAGCTTGTAAAGCTTATTCCGATGATCAAAGAAGACTATGAATGGGTATATGCAGCGGCATCAGATCCTAAAATATGGGAACAGCATCCGGATACTCGCCGCTATTCACCTATCGGTTTTACAAAATACTTCCAAAAGCTCATAGCAACCGATATTCCTTATTTGATTATAGATCAGCAAACGGAGCAAGTAATCGGTGCAACTTCTTTCTATGAGTTCAATGAGGAAGAAAAGTCGATTGCTATTGGGTATAGCTTTTTGAAAACAGAATATTGGGGCGGAGAGTACAATAAATCGATAAAGAAATTGATGCTAGACTTCGCATTCGAACAAGTTGATAAGGTGATTTTCCATGTCAGGAAAGGTAATTTACGCTCGCAGGCTGCCTTATCAAAGATCGGTGCAATAGAAGAATCCGAATACCCAGCCAAGGACGGTTCAGGGGTTCAGGTCCAATATTACATCCGCAAAGAAGATTATTAA
- a CDS encoding cell division protein ZapA produces MGEISIKINIADRLYPLRVETEEEEVIRYAAKLINEKIKELQDNYAVRDKQDLLSMCVLQYATGMIKAEKNAQSQDSGIENAVHELDNMLTSFFSK; encoded by the coding sequence ATGGGAGAAATTTCCATAAAAATAAATATCGCTGATCGATTATACCCACTTCGCGTTGAAACGGAAGAGGAGGAAGTAATTCGTTATGCAGCGAAGTTAATAAACGAAAAAATAAAAGAATTGCAGGATAATTATGCAGTTCGTGATAAGCAAGATTTGTTATCCATGTGCGTATTGCAATATGCGACAGGGATGATAAAAGCAGAGAAGAATGCACAGAGCCAAGACTCCGGTATTGAAAATGCGGTTCATGAATTGGATAATATGTTGACAAGTTTCTTTTCAAAATAA
- a CDS encoding transposase, translating into MQTNLRLIRKSRVYSDDFKREIVSLFESGKLSVLQLERLYGISNPTIYNWIYKFSNFNEKGQRIMEMKSSSTHKVKAMEQRIRELERMIGQKQIKIDFLEKMIDIAGEDLKVDIRKNFNTPPSDGSGNTQEK; encoded by the coding sequence ATGCAAACAAATTTGCGGTTAATCAGGAAATCACGGGTTTATTCTGATGATTTTAAGCGGGAAATAGTTTCCCTATTTGAGAGTGGGAAGTTGAGTGTTCTACAGTTAGAGCGGCTTTATGGAATAAGTAATCCCACGATCTATAATTGGATCTATAAATTTTCTAACTTTAATGAGAAAGGACAACGTATAATGGAGATGAAATCAAGTAGCACCCACAAAGTAAAAGCCATGGAACAGCGTATCCGTGAACTGGAGCGGATGATCGGCCAGAAGCAGATCAAGATCGATTTCTTGGAGAAGATGATCGACATCGCTGGAGAGGATCTTAAGGTCGATATCAGAAAAAATTTCAACACCCCACCATCGGATGGTTCCGGGAACACGCAGGAAAAATAG
- the rny gene encoding ribonuclease Y — MEISTTISIIISLVVGVFIGRYLLQMLFKKQEQTAHEKAAQIIKDAEQQAEHNKKQRQLEAKEKFLQLKAEHEKEVSQRNNTVAQKENTIRQKEQSMNQKLENLNREKQELDNKSKKLDQLVELNEKKKEEVEQLKGQHIKQLESIAGLSAEEAKEQLVNSLREEARSQAIMQIKDIVDEAKLTASKEAKKVVIQTIQRTATEAAIENTVSIFNIENDEIKGRIIGREGRNIRALEAATGVEIIVDDTPEAIILSGFDPVRREIARLSLHRLVTDGRIHPARIEEVVAKTRTQIEDEIVEIGERTVIDLGIHGLHPELIRMVGRMRYRSSYGQNLLQHSREVANFAATMASELGLNVKHAKRAGLLHDIGKVPDDNPELPHAILGMQLAEKYKEHPDVCNAIGAHHDEIEMTSMISPIVQACDAISGARPGARREVVESYIKRLKELEDLALSYPGVEKTFAIQAGRELRVVVESEKVSDAQAEILAADISNRIQTEMTYPGQIKVTVIRETRSVSYAK; from the coding sequence ATGGAGATATCAACTACTATATCAATAATAATATCACTTGTTGTGGGTGTGTTTATTGGACGATATTTGTTGCAGATGCTTTTCAAAAAACAGGAGCAAACGGCTCATGAGAAAGCTGCGCAAATTATCAAAGATGCAGAACAACAAGCTGAGCATAATAAGAAGCAACGTCAGTTGGAGGCAAAAGAGAAATTTTTGCAGTTGAAGGCGGAGCATGAAAAAGAAGTAAGCCAACGTAATAATACGGTCGCTCAAAAGGAAAACACGATTCGCCAAAAGGAGCAATCGATGAACCAAAAGTTGGAGAATCTGAATCGTGAGAAACAAGAATTAGATAATAAGTCTAAGAAACTTGACCAGTTGGTTGAGTTGAATGAGAAGAAAAAAGAAGAGGTTGAGCAATTAAAAGGTCAACACATTAAGCAATTGGAAAGCATTGCCGGTCTTTCTGCTGAAGAAGCGAAAGAACAATTGGTTAACTCTTTACGTGAGGAAGCGCGTTCGCAAGCGATTATGCAAATCAAAGATATCGTTGATGAGGCTAAATTAACAGCATCTAAAGAAGCGAAAAAAGTAGTAATCCAAACTATTCAACGTACGGCGACAGAAGCTGCTATCGAAAATACGGTGTCCATTTTCAATATTGAAAACGATGAAATCAAAGGTCGTATCATTGGTCGCGAAGGGCGTAATATCCGCGCGCTAGAAGCTGCTACGGGTGTTGAAATTATCGTTGATGATACGCCGGAGGCTATTATCTTATCGGGATTCGACCCAGTACGTCGTGAGATTGCCCGTTTATCATTGCATAGATTAGTAACGGATGGTCGTATCCACCCTGCACGTATCGAAGAAGTGGTAGCGAAGACTCGCACGCAGATCGAAGATGAGATTGTGGAAATTGGTGAACGTACGGTAATCGACTTGGGTATTCATGGTTTACATCCGGAGCTGATCCGTATGGTAGGTAGAATGCGCTATCGTTCGTCTTATGGTCAGAACTTATTACAACACTCTCGGGAGGTTGCTAACTTTGCTGCTACGATGGCCTCAGAGTTAGGTTTGAATGTTAAACATGCGAAACGTGCTGGCTTATTGCACGATATCGGTAAAGTGCCCGATGATAATCCAGAATTGCCTCACGCGATTTTAGGTATGCAGTTGGCGGAGAAATATAAAGAGCATCCTGATGTATGTAATGCTATCGGTGCTCACCACGACGAGATCGAGATGACTTCAATGATTTCGCCGATTGTCCAAGCCTGTGATGCTATTTCTGGTGCTCGCCCAGGCGCACGCCGAGAAGTGGTGGAAAGTTACATCAAAAGATTGAAAGAGCTGGAAGATTTAGCGCTTTCGTATCCAGGGGTAGAAAAAACTTTCGCTATTCAGGCAGGACGTGAGCTTCGTGTTGTTGTTGAAAGTGAGAAAGTTTCGGACGCACAAGCGGAGATTTTGGCCGCAGATATTTCCAACAGAATACAGACGGAAATGACTTATCCGGGTCAGATTAAAGTAACAGTAATCCGTGAGACACGCTCCGTGTCTTATGCGAAATAG
- a CDS encoding LacI family DNA-binding transcriptional regulator yields the protein MKATELSGVKEIARRANVSIATVDRVLHNRVGVALKTKEKIESIIKDMDYKPNILAKRLASKRVHRFAVLMPRECVETDYWRAPLLGIQSALNELGDFGVELTYFLFDRQDAEDFKEMSESVLENAIDAVIVAPIFPSEAERFVKRCEEKRIKYLFINNDLPSSQPLSFIGPDQWQTGRLAANLCQYIIRKEDRILVLNIQREFSNIDHTINRLAGFESFFAEREAGWNILKLDLNAENYDMFKVYFSQYLQQNELDVIFVTNAWVYWVARYFEEHSISNIILMGYDYTSKNIDYVERGGIDFLICQKPLELGYKALATLFEHFISKRPISRIQYMPIDIVTKENSSLYKH from the coding sequence ATGAAAGCTACGGAATTATCTGGCGTCAAAGAAATTGCTCGGAGGGCTAACGTATCTATCGCCACAGTTGATCGGGTATTGCATAACAGAGTTGGTGTTGCGCTCAAGACCAAGGAAAAAATCGAATCGATCATAAAAGACATGGATTACAAACCGAATATTCTAGCGAAGCGATTAGCTTCGAAGCGAGTTCATCGTTTTGCTGTACTTATGCCTAGGGAATGTGTCGAAACGGATTACTGGCGGGCGCCGCTGTTAGGGATTCAATCGGCATTAAACGAATTAGGGGACTTCGGTGTAGAGCTGACTTACTTCCTATTTGACCGACAGGACGCAGAGGATTTCAAAGAGATGTCAGAATCGGTTTTAGAAAACGCCATAGATGCCGTTATTGTAGCACCTATTTTTCCGTCGGAAGCGGAACGTTTCGTGAAACGCTGCGAGGAGAAAAGGATAAAATATCTATTTATAAACAATGATCTGCCGTCATCTCAGCCGCTCAGCTTCATTGGGCCCGACCAATGGCAAACAGGGCGTTTAGCAGCAAACCTGTGCCAATACATCATAAGAAAAGAAGATCGAATTCTAGTATTAAATATTCAGCGGGAATTCAGCAATATCGATCATACGATAAACCGTCTTGCAGGATTTGAGAGTTTCTTCGCTGAAAGGGAAGCGGGCTGGAATATCCTTAAACTAGATTTAAACGCAGAGAATTACGATATGTTCAAAGTATATTTCAGTCAGTACTTACAGCAGAATGAGCTGGATGTTATATTTGTAACGAATGCTTGGGTTTATTGGGTGGCCCGCTATTTTGAAGAGCATTCCATCAGCAACATCATTCTTATGGGCTATGACTATACTAGCAAAAATATAGATTATGTGGAAAGGGGAGGTATCGACTTCCTGATCTGTCAAAAGCCGCTCGAACTGGGGTATAAAGCTTTAGCTACATTGTTTGAACATTTTATTTCTAAAAGACCGATCTCTCGCATACAATATATGCCTATCGATATTGTGACGAAGGAGAATTCCAGTTTGTATAAACATTGA
- a CDS encoding histidine phosphatase family protein — MKKTIYFIRHGQTDLNLKGIVQGRGVNSPLNENGILQAQAFYEAYKHIPFDKIYASTLLRTHQTVAPFVAQGIPMEELEGLDEISWGIYEGQEQTEDILKGFEEVVGSWRNNDLDLAILDGESPNSLVLRQKEAIAHILSNKEEETVLVCMHGRAMRIMLCHLTNVPVCNMDDFPHTNTALYVLEYEDNEFSIVDYYNTKHLENLMNEKN, encoded by the coding sequence TTGAAAAAGACCATATATTTCATAAGACACGGGCAAACAGATTTAAATTTAAAGGGAATAGTGCAAGGCAGAGGTGTTAATTCGCCGCTCAATGAAAATGGTATATTGCAGGCCCAAGCTTTCTACGAAGCTTATAAACATATTCCTTTCGATAAAATATACGCATCCACTTTATTGAGAACCCATCAGACTGTCGCACCTTTTGTGGCACAGGGAATTCCGATGGAAGAGCTAGAAGGGTTGGACGAGATTTCATGGGGTATTTATGAAGGGCAGGAGCAAACCGAAGATATCCTCAAAGGCTTCGAAGAGGTTGTAGGCTCCTGGCGCAATAATGACCTCGATCTTGCTATCCTTGATGGTGAGTCGCCGAACAGCTTAGTCCTTCGTCAGAAGGAAGCCATCGCTCACATCCTCTCAAATAAAGAGGAAGAAACCGTATTAGTTTGTATGCACGGACGTGCGATGCGGATTATGCTATGCCATCTTACGAATGTGCCGGTTTGCAACATGGACGACTTCCCGCATACCAACACCGCACTTTATGTTCTTGAGTATGAAGATAATGAGTTCAGCATTGTAGACTACTACAATACCAAGCATTTAGAAAATTTAATGAATGAAAAAAATTAG
- the mqnE gene encoding aminofutalosine synthase MqnE codes for MESTQKLSFLLNDKNLSEELKSIAQKVLNDQRITFDEGVYLYEHAELGYLGVLANYIREKKHGDITYFNRNFHIEPTNVCVYDCKFCSYSRLIKNRDDGWEMDVDGMMDIVRKYDNEPVTEVHITGGVVPKQNLAFYAEFFKRCKEHRPELHIKGLTPVEYYYIFKKAKLSHYEGMKYLQSCGLDSMPGGGAEIFHPEVREKIAHDKCTAEQWLDIHEQAHKLGMHTNATMLYGHIEEFWHRVDHMERLRNLQDKTGGFQTFIPLKFRNKDNQMENVPEVSVVEDLRNYAIARIYMDNFPHIKAYWAMISRNTAQLSLAFGVDDIDGTLDDTTKIYSMAGAEEQNPAMSTKELVELIKHVGRHPIERDTLYNVVTDYNEVQFEEENPKKQYYSLPVVN; via the coding sequence ATGGAATCAACACAGAAGCTATCGTTTTTATTGAACGATAAAAATTTATCAGAAGAACTAAAAAGTATTGCGCAGAAGGTTTTAAACGACCAGCGTATCACCTTTGACGAAGGAGTTTATCTTTACGAACATGCGGAATTAGGATACCTTGGCGTATTAGCTAATTATATCCGTGAGAAAAAGCATGGTGACATCACTTATTTCAATCGTAATTTTCATATTGAACCAACGAACGTATGTGTCTACGACTGTAAGTTCTGCTCTTATTCAAGATTGATTAAGAATAGAGACGATGGTTGGGAGATGGATGTGGACGGTATGATGGACATCGTACGTAAATACGACAATGAGCCAGTAACCGAAGTACACATCACTGGGGGAGTTGTTCCTAAGCAAAACTTAGCGTTCTATGCTGAGTTTTTTAAACGTTGTAAGGAACATAGACCCGAATTACATATTAAAGGACTAACGCCGGTAGAGTATTATTATATCTTCAAGAAAGCAAAGCTTAGCCATTATGAAGGCATGAAATACCTGCAATCATGCGGTTTAGATTCTATGCCAGGCGGCGGAGCAGAAATCTTCCACCCGGAAGTGCGCGAAAAAATTGCCCACGATAAGTGTACTGCTGAGCAATGGTTAGATATCCATGAGCAAGCACACAAGTTGGGTATGCATACAAATGCAACCATGCTATACGGACATATCGAAGAGTTCTGGCATCGGGTAGATCATATGGAGCGCTTAAGAAATCTACAAGATAAAACCGGCGGATTCCAAACATTCATCCCGTTGAAGTTTAGAAATAAAGATAACCAGATGGAGAATGTTCCGGAGGTATCTGTTGTTGAGGATTTACGGAATTATGCGATTGCGCGTATCTATATGGATAACTTCCCGCATATCAAGGCTTATTGGGCAATGATCTCCAGAAATACAGCTCAGCTTTCCTTAGCATTCGGTGTGGATGATATTGATGGAACTTTAGACGATACCACAAAGATCTATAGTATGGCGGGTGCCGAAGAGCAAAACCCGGCTATGTCTACTAAGGAATTGGTGGAATTGATCAAACATGTTGGTCGTCATCCTATCGAACGTGATACCTTATACAACGTAGTTACAGACTATAATGAGGTTCAGTTTGAAGAGGAAAATCCTAAAAAGCAGTATTATTCTTTACCAGTAGTCAATTAA
- a CDS encoding ABC transporter ATP-binding protein gives MKTYFRLISFAKPIEKYAIPYLLCTVIMVVFSTLNLALLAPLLHTLFNSQDAVVEVVEKPTGTFDLMGYFNYFAYDLNNRLGPYEALKYICVVIVASVFISNLFRYLSQRVMENLRIHTLLNLRKSVFNNVMNLHLGFFSNQRKGDIISKIASDVQVVQFSVTSTLQVAFKEPLQLIAYIVMLFIISTKLTLFSLLVIPFSAFVISRIVKTLKAQAQEGQKTYANMITYLEEALSGVKIIKSFNAIDYVKAKFNGENDRYATIMRRMVRRQQMGSPVSELLGVIMVAIILLYGGHLVLTGNGDLSASEFIAYIAIFSQVMRPAKALTDAFSNIHNGIAAGERVLQLIDEKNLVEDKPDAKVVTSFNDKIQFDQVSFSYEEKEVLRNITLSIQKGETVALVGPSGGGKSTLVDLIPRFMDVTAGSIKMDGTDLRDLNQDSLRHLIGVVNQESILFNDTIFNNIAFANTEASEEDVIKAAKIANAHEFIMATEEGYQTNIGDRGSKLSGGQRQRICIARAVLKNPPIMLLDEATSALDTESERLVQDSLYKLMENRTTVVIAHRLSTIQNADKIIVLEGGRIAETGSHFELIAQNGLYKRLIDMQQFAEA, from the coding sequence ATGAAGACATACTTTAGATTAATTTCATTCGCGAAGCCTATTGAGAAATACGCCATTCCATACCTTCTCTGCACGGTTATCATGGTGGTGTTTAGTACCCTCAATCTAGCATTGCTGGCTCCGTTACTCCATACCTTATTTAATTCTCAAGATGCTGTCGTTGAAGTTGTTGAAAAACCAACGGGTACATTCGACCTGATGGGCTATTTTAATTACTTCGCCTACGATTTGAACAATAGACTTGGCCCTTACGAAGCGTTGAAATATATCTGTGTAGTAATCGTCGCATCTGTCTTTATCTCTAATTTATTCCGATACCTCTCGCAAAGGGTTATGGAAAACTTACGAATCCATACCTTATTAAACCTTAGAAAGTCGGTTTTCAATAATGTTATGAACCTTCACTTGGGATTCTTTTCCAATCAACGTAAAGGAGATATTATATCTAAGATTGCATCAGATGTTCAGGTGGTACAGTTCTCAGTGACCAGTACGCTGCAGGTAGCTTTTAAAGAGCCCTTACAACTGATTGCTTATATAGTGATGTTGTTTATTATCTCCACTAAACTGACTTTATTTTCTTTATTGGTTATTCCGTTCTCAGCCTTCGTTATCTCACGTATCGTTAAAACATTGAAAGCTCAAGCGCAGGAAGGTCAGAAGACCTATGCAAATATGATTACCTATTTGGAAGAAGCGCTAAGCGGTGTAAAGATTATCAAATCTTTCAATGCGATAGATTATGTAAAAGCGAAGTTTAATGGAGAGAATGATCGATATGCTACGATTATGCGCCGTATGGTTCGCAGACAACAGATGGGATCTCCAGTGTCTGAGTTATTGGGCGTAATCATGGTTGCTATTATCTTATTATATGGTGGACATCTTGTACTTACTGGAAATGGTGATTTATCGGCATCCGAGTTCATCGCTTATATCGCTATATTCTCGCAGGTAATGCGTCCAGCGAAGGCATTAACAGATGCTTTCAGTAATATACACAACGGAATTGCTGCTGGCGAACGCGTATTACAGCTTATTGATGAGAAGAACCTAGTAGAAGATAAACCTGACGCTAAAGTCGTTACTTCCTTCAATGATAAGATCCAGTTTGATCAGGTTTCTTTCTCTTACGAAGAGAAAGAAGTACTACGCAATATCACTCTCAGCATCCAAAAAGGAGAGACCGTGGCACTCGTAGGTCCTTCCGGGGGTGGTAAGTCAACCTTAGTAGATCTTATCCCGCGTTTTATGGATGTTACGGCGGGCAGCATCAAGATGGACGGTACGGATCTCCGCGACCTGAACCAAGACTCTTTAAGACATCTAATTGGCGTAGTAAACCAAGAATCTATACTTTTCAACGATACGATATTCAACAATATCGCTTTTGCCAATACGGAGGCAAGCGAAGAAGATGTGATCAAGGCCGCAAAAATTGCCAATGCGCATGAATTCATCATGGCAACAGAGGAAGGTTATCAGACGAATATTGGCGACAGAGGCTCCAAGCTTTCCGGCGGTCAAAGACAGCGGATCTGTATTGCGCGTGCGGTTCTTAAGAACCCACCGATTATGCTCTTAGACGAGGCTACATCAGCCTTAGATACCGAATCTGAACGTTTAGTACAGGACTCCCTGTATAAACTGATGGAAAACAGAACGACAGTAGTCATTGCGCATCGATTGAGCACCATCCAAAATGCAGACAAAATTATTGTATTGGAAGGTGGAAGAATTGCAGAAACAGGCTCACATTTCGAGCTGATTGCGCAGAATGGATTATATAAGCGACTGATTGATATGCAGCAATTTGCTGAGGCTTAA
- a CDS encoding menaquinone biosynthetic enzyme MqnA/MqnD family protein, producing MKKIRVSAVSYTNTLPFLQGIRNSDVINDIDLSVDYPSECARKVMEDEADMGIIPVAALASMSNYYIIGDYCIGTKNYVDSVFIFSNKPIEEIKTLLLDKQSKTSNGLARILLQRYWKRNDVEILTEGEADAYVLIGDRTFGKKEEVPYVYDLGHYWHELTGLPFAFAVWVANKELPESFCKKFNAALADGVSRPDDVIDGLPAYPNFDYHTYLNENLDFHLDADKRKALELYLEWYEVVVSS from the coding sequence ATGAAAAAAATTAGAGTATCTGCCGTTTCTTATACCAACACGTTGCCATTTTTGCAAGGTATCAGGAACTCAGATGTGATTAATGATATTGATCTTTCTGTTGACTATCCGAGCGAATGTGCTCGTAAAGTTATGGAAGACGAAGCTGATATGGGTATTATACCTGTCGCAGCGCTTGCGAGCATGTCCAACTATTACATTATTGGCGATTACTGCATCGGTACGAAAAACTATGTCGATTCGGTTTTTATTTTCTCCAATAAACCTATCGAAGAGATTAAAACTCTTTTGTTGGACAAGCAATCCAAAACTTCCAACGGATTGGCGCGCATCTTACTGCAACGTTATTGGAAGCGAAACGATGTTGAAATTTTAACCGAAGGTGAAGCCGACGCTTATGTATTGATCGGCGATCGCACATTCGGCAAAAAAGAAGAGGTGCCCTACGTCTACGACCTAGGCCATTACTGGCATGAATTGACCGGCCTGCCATTCGCATTTGCCGTATGGGTAGCCAACAAAGAACTACCAGAATCTTTCTGCAAGAAATTCAATGCCGCACTAGCCGACGGAGTCTCCAGACCCGACGACGTTATCGATGGATTACCAGCATACCCCAACTTCGATTACCATACCTATCTCAATGAAAACCTCGATTTTCATCTAGACGCTGATAAAAGAAAAGCATTGGAGCTTTATTTGGAATGGTACGAGGTAGTAGTTAGTAGTTAG
- a CDS encoding pyridoxal phosphate-dependent aminotransferase has translation MEIEVAKRLQHTEEYYFSKKLREIDEMNKNGAQVINLGIGSPDLPPHPEVIQVLQEQAALSNTHGYQSYKGAPALRQAMADWYDRYYRVSLNPNTEILPLMGSKEGIVHICMTYLQEGDQALIPNPGYPAYASAVRIAGAETVSYELKAEENWIPDLEALEKTDLSKVKLMWINYPHMPTGALATADFFEKVIAFGKKHNILICHDNPYSFILNDQPQSILSIDGALDVAIELNSLSKSSNMAGWRIGMLSAKQQRIDEILRFKSNMDSGMFLATQLAAAKALQLDKSWYTQLNESYKERREKVYQIMDYLGCTYDKNQVGLFVWAKVPTKYADSYALSDDVLYNAQVFITPGGIFGSAGEQYIRISLCAKPEVLDQALERLKGRLSK, from the coding sequence ATGGAAATAGAAGTTGCGAAACGTCTCCAGCATACGGAAGAGTATTACTTTTCTAAAAAACTGCGAGAGATCGACGAGATGAACAAGAACGGTGCACAGGTGATCAATCTGGGTATCGGAAGTCCTGATTTGCCGCCTCATCCTGAAGTAATCCAAGTATTACAGGAACAGGCAGCATTGTCCAACACGCATGGTTATCAAAGTTATAAAGGTGCTCCAGCACTACGACAAGCCATGGCAGATTGGTATGATCGATATTATCGCGTTTCGTTGAATCCTAATACCGAAATCCTCCCATTGATGGGCTCAAAAGAGGGAATCGTGCATATTTGTATGACCTATCTGCAGGAGGGCGACCAAGCTCTGATTCCTAATCCGGGATATCCTGCCTATGCGAGCGCAGTTCGCATCGCCGGGGCAGAGACTGTGTCTTATGAACTTAAAGCCGAAGAAAATTGGATACCAGATTTGGAAGCTTTAGAAAAAACAGACCTTTCTAAGGTTAAACTTATGTGGATTAATTACCCGCACATGCCTACCGGTGCTTTGGCTACCGCAGATTTCTTTGAAAAGGTAATTGCATTTGGAAAAAAACACAACATATTGATCTGCCACGACAATCCATATAGTTTTATTCTAAATGATCAGCCGCAAAGCATCCTGTCGATCGACGGTGCATTAGATGTTGCTATTGAGCTGAATTCGCTCAGTAAATCATCTAATATGGCAGGATGGCGTATTGGTATGCTGTCTGCGAAACAACAGCGCATAGACGAGATATTGCGCTTTAAAAGCAATATGGACTCTGGTATGTTCCTGGCCACACAACTTGCTGCGGCAAAAGCATTGCAACTGGATAAGTCATGGTACACCCAACTTAACGAAAGCTATAAGGAACGTCGCGAAAAGGTTTACCAAATTATGGACTATTTAGGCTGTACATATGACAAGAATCAGGTGGGATTATTTGTATGGGCGAAAGTTCCGACAAAATACGCCGACTCGTATGCATTAAGCGACGATGTTTTGTACAATGCGCAGGTGTTTATTACTCCTGGTGGTATTTTCGGCTCAGCAGGTGAACAGTATATTCGGATCAGCCTTTGTGCTAAACCGGAGGTATTGGATCAAGCCTTGGAAAGATTAAAAGGTAGATTGAGCAAATAG
- a CDS encoding prephenate dehydrogenase — protein MNIAIVGVGLIGGSIGIRLKETKFCEKLIGVERNETNQKKALQLGLVDEIQSLEEALKSCKVLILTVPVDAIMGILPGMLDKVTDQVIIDMGSTKSNILHLIQDHPNRGRYVAAHPMAGTEYSGPEAAIPNLFKDKMMVYVEAFKSDEDAFEIADSITDQLEMQTSFMNAEEHDMHTAYVSHISHLTSFALALTVLEKEKSQGRIFELAGSGFQSTVRLAKSSPDMWTPIFKQNRANVLEVLEEHIKQLQHIYDKIEKEDYEAVHKWIKKSNKIKRIIK, from the coding sequence ATGAATATAGCAATTGTCGGAGTTGGTTTGATCGGTGGATCTATCGGCATTCGACTTAAAGAAACGAAGTTTTGCGAAAAACTGATCGGTGTTGAAAGAAATGAGACCAATCAGAAAAAAGCATTACAATTAGGATTGGTTGATGAAATCCAATCATTAGAGGAAGCATTAAAAAGCTGTAAAGTATTGATATTGACGGTTCCTGTGGATGCCATTATGGGAATACTCCCCGGCATGCTGGATAAAGTGACCGATCAGGTTATCATCGATATGGGATCTACAAAATCAAATATCTTACATTTGATTCAAGATCATCCAAACCGAGGTCGCTATGTAGCTGCTCACCCGATGGCCGGAACTGAATATTCAGGTCCAGAAGCCGCTATTCCGAACCTTTTTAAAGATAAAATGATGGTCTACGTGGAAGCATTCAAATCGGATGAGGATGCCTTCGAAATCGCAGATAGTATTACCGATCAATTAGAGATGCAAACTTCTTTTATGAATGCTGAAGAGCATGATATGCACACAGCATATGTTTCTCACATTTCACACTTAACCTCTTTCGCCTTGGCTTTAACTGTACTGGAGAAAGAGAAATCCCAAGGACGTATCTTCGAACTTGCTGGTTCGGGATTTCAGTCAACCGTACGTTTAGCAAAATCCTCTCCCGACATGTGGACTCCGATCTTTAAACAGAATCGAGCCAACGTACTGGAGGTGTTAGAGGAGCATATCAAGCAGCTTCAACATATTTACGATAAGATCGAGAAAGAAGATTATGAGGCTGTGCATAAATGGATTAAAAAATCAAATAAGATCAAACGTATAATTAAGTAA